In one window of Mobiluncus massiliensis DNA:
- a CDS encoding DUF4032 domain-containing protein, with translation MTFSVTAATAEPALLDLPWELPLEEWPERYIASFPHGISRHVVRFVNLGPRILAVKEISEEKARHEYSLLRDLVRLEQPVVQPLAHVTHRTDAAGEELNSALVTYHLPFSLPYRTLFNANMSPETATRLIDSLAVLLVRLHLLGFYWGDVSLSNTLFRRDAGAFAAYLVDAETGELHPEGLTYGQRSYDVEIARVNIIGELMDLQAGGTLDEAADTVEIGNLLQDRYDALWDELTSVETFDADETWRIEDRIRRLNDLGFDVGELKMKTNTADGARQVLIQPKVVDSGHYHRQVMRLTGLDVQENQGRRMINDMQTFRMLNHLENVPLDVVAHRWLTKVYEPILAALPEELLSKLEPAQVFHEILDHRWYLSENRGEQVSLHEAIDSYIRKVLPQKPDEITIMGE, from the coding sequence GTGACGTTCTCAGTGACCGCGGCCACCGCGGAACCCGCTTTACTGGATTTGCCTTGGGAATTACCTTTGGAGGAATGGCCAGAGCGCTATATCGCCTCTTTCCCGCACGGAATTTCACGACACGTTGTGCGTTTTGTGAACCTCGGACCGCGAATCCTCGCGGTGAAAGAAATTTCGGAGGAAAAGGCACGTCACGAGTATTCCCTGTTGCGCGATTTGGTGCGTTTAGAACAGCCGGTGGTGCAACCGCTAGCTCACGTCACCCACCGTACCGATGCGGCCGGGGAAGAACTCAACAGCGCCCTGGTGACCTATCACCTGCCGTTTTCCTTGCCTTACCGGACTTTGTTCAACGCGAATATGAGTCCCGAGACCGCCACTCGCCTCATCGATTCTCTGGCGGTGCTGCTGGTCAGGTTGCATCTGCTGGGGTTCTATTGGGGAGATGTCTCGCTTTCGAACACACTATTTCGTCGTGACGCCGGAGCATTTGCCGCTTACCTGGTCGATGCGGAAACCGGGGAGTTGCATCCTGAGGGCTTGACTTATGGGCAACGCTCCTACGATGTCGAAATAGCTCGAGTGAACATCATCGGTGAGCTGATGGATCTCCAGGCAGGGGGCACTCTTGACGAAGCCGCTGACACCGTTGAAATCGGTAACCTGCTCCAAGACCGCTACGACGCCTTGTGGGATGAACTGACCTCTGTAGAGACTTTCGATGCGGATGAAACCTGGCGTATCGAGGATCGCATTCGTCGTTTGAATGATCTGGGCTTCGACGTGGGCGAGCTTAAGATGAAGACCAACACCGCGGACGGCGCTCGCCAAGTGCTGATTCAGCCTAAGGTTGTGGATTCCGGGCACTACCATCGCCAGGTAATGCGCCTGACCGGCCTCGATGTTCAGGAAAACCAGGGGCGGCGCATGATCAACGATATGCAGACTTTCCGAATGCTCAATCATCTCGAAAACGTACCCCTTGACGTGGTGGCGCACCGGTGGCTGACGAAAGTATACGAGCCGATTCTGGCGGCCCTCCCGGAGGAACTGCTGTCAAAGCTGGAGCCGGCTCAGGTGTTTCATGAGATTCTGGATCACCGCTGGTACCTGTCGGAAAATCGCGGGGAACAGGTCAGTTTACACGAAGCCATCGATTCCTACATTCGCAAAGTCCTACCCCAAAAACCTGACGAAATCACCATTATGGGTGAGTAA